The following proteins come from a genomic window of Nicotiana tomentosiformis chromosome 12, ASM39032v3, whole genome shotgun sequence:
- the LOC104090326 gene encoding protein NRT1/ PTR FAMILY 1.2-like, with the protein MEKEMMELSSDHHMTKMEEDHHHQLSSSLSPMAVPRIMTRSKGGLITMPFIIANESLEKVASYGLLPNMTFYLMKDYRMGVTAAQNLLFYWSSATNFLPLVGAFIADSYLGRFLVIGFGSIFSFLGAVLLWLTAMIPKARPPPCNLSGQACKSATPAQYTLLVSSFMLMSIGAGGVRPCSLAFGANQFDKPDNPNNKRVLETFFNWYYASAMISVLIAMTGIVYLQDHMGWKVGFGVPAIIMFFSGLLFFLASPLYIKQKASKNLFSRLLQVIVVAYKNRKVAYPSENSGYHHNKGSEFSVPTNKLRFLNKACIIKCPEDVKQDGVAVDPWNLCTIEQVEDLKSLIRVMPLWSTGIMISINLSQSSFPLLQANSMNRHITKSIEIPAGSFGMFTIIALTIWLVLYDRAILPLASKIRGNPVRLGTKERMGIGIFFSCMAMLISGIIEHIRRGKAIEQGLLNNPEGVVAMSAMWLVPQHCLNGIAEAFNAIGQTEFYYSELPKSMSSIAAAMFGLGMAVANLLASVILSNVDNLTKGEGKESWVSSNINRGRYENYYWLLAIMTGFNLLYFMVCSWAYGPCAENMSKKMVEGDGDLPQENVSRP; encoded by the exons atgGAGAAGGAAATGATGGAACTTTCTTCAGATCATCATATGACTAAAATGGAGGAGGATCATCACCACcaactttcttcttctttatctccAATGGCGGTTCCAAGAATCATGACAAGATCCAAGGGTGGTCTTATAACCATGCCTTTCATTATAG CAAATGAGTCACTGGAGAAGGTGGCAAGTTATGGACTTTTACCCAACATGACATTCTATCTGATGAAAGATTACAGAATGGGAGTCACCGCTGCCCAAAATTTACTCTTTTATTGGTCATCAGCTACAAATTTCTTGCCACTAGTTGGAGCTTTCATTGCAGATTCATATCTGGGTCGGTTTCTTGTAATTGGATTTGGTTCCATCTTCAGTTTCCTG GGCGCAGTTCTCTTGTGGTTAACAGCAATGATTCCGAAAGCAAGGCCTCCCCCTTGCAATCTATCAGGTCAAGCGTGTAAATCTGCAACACCGGCTCAATATACACTCTTGGTTTCCTCTTTTATGCTAATGTCGATTGGCGCTGGTGGTGTAAGACCATGTTCTTTAGCATTCGGTGCAAATCAGTTTGACAAGCCCGATAATCCTAATAACAAGCGCGTATTGGAAACCTTTTTTAACTGGTACTATGCTTCAGCTATGATCTCTGTTCTGATTGCTATGACCGGTATTGTATATCTTCAAGATCACATGGGATGGAAAGTTGGCTTTGGAGTTCCTGCTATAATTATGTTCTTCTCTGGTCTGCTGTTTTTTCTTGCTTCTCCACTTTATATCAAGCAAAAGGCTAGCAAAAACTTGTTTAGCAGATTATTACAAGTCATTGTGGTTGCTTATAAGAATAGGAAAGTTGCTTATCCTTCTGAGAATTCTGGTTACCATCACAACAAAGGTTCAGAATTTTCCGTGCCAACGAACAAATTGAG GTTCTTAAACAAGGCGTGCATCATAAAATGCCCTGAAGATGTTAAGCAAGATGGCGTTGCAGTCGACCCATGGAATCTTTGCACAATCGAACAAGTTGAGGACCTAAAATCGCTCATTAGAGTCATGCCATTGTGGTCAACAGGGATCATGATATCGATAAACTTGAGCCAAAGTTCATTCCCTTTACTTCAAGCTAATTCCATGAACAGACATATAACTAAAAGCATTGAAATTCCAGCAGGCTCTTTTGGAATGTTTACTATCATTGCTTTAACAATTTGGCTCGTCCTCTATGATCGCGCGATCCTTCCATTGGCATCTAAAATCAGAGGAAACCCAGTTCGTCTTGGAACTAAAGAAAGAATGGGAATTGGGATATTCTTCTCTTGCATGGCCATGTTAATTTCCGGGATCATAGAACATATTCGACGTGGAAAGGCAATCGAGCAAGGTCTTTTGAACAATCCTGAAGGCGTCGTGGCAATGTCAGCAATGTGGCTTGTTCCACAACATTGTTTAAACGGAATAGCAGAGGCATTCAATGCAATTGGCCAAACCGAGTTCTACTATTCTGAGCTTCCGAAAAGTATGTCAAGTATAGCAGCTGCTATGTTTGGACTAGGAATGGCTGTAGCAAATCTGTTGGCAAGTGTGATACTGAGCAATGTGGATAATCTTACTAAAGGAGAAGGGAAAGAAAGTTGGGTTTCAAGCAATATTAACAGAGGTCGCTACGAGAACTATTACTGGCTTCTTGCAATTATGACAGGTTTTAATTTGCTTTATTTTATGGTTTGTAGTTGGGCATATGGACCCTGTGCTGAGAATATGAGTAAGAAAATGGTAGAGGGAGATGGTGATTTGCCACAGGAGAATGTATCTAGACCTTGA